cagaagtatgttgaaataaattaatgctcagagaaaatttttgttaataagTTAGCTCGAATGAAAGTATAATTTCTGATTCTATTCAAGtttgtttgaaattatgttagcTTAATCATGATATGATTGTTTTTCTAAGTCTTATGTAGTTTTAGCCATGAAAATTTACTTTTCCTTAGAATTAGGCATGCATGAatgtttaagtctttagaattgtcttagtaactttcttgaggcgaaatcctagtaGGCATAAGAATCtgaaaatgatataggcacacTTTGTTTGGatcatttgagcctttcaagcctaccatatttaaaattaacccttgAAACCTTATTTTTGAGTTGTATGGCCTACATCATAAGccatttttccttattttcataaattttacattatctTTGCTCCAACTTTAACTTTACTTGCTTTGGTGAAAAGAAATCTTATAAGAGAAGTCAAAATAAGGtatcatgaaaaagaaaagaagaggtaCGATCAAATACCGAGAAATATCATCGAGCATgagacaaaaattaaatttggggGTGTTAACCCAATTAGTAAGGAAGATTGAGCTATAGAAGATCCAAGGCAAGTTTAAGGTTATTTAGCTCAAAAATCACTTCTCTTTATCCCTACCTTGAGCCTAGCCCCATTATAACCCTacaaaagacctattgattttgataattatgccGACTACATTATTGGAgagaaattactaagtcaacATATGAAGACCATTATTAAACCTTAGGATTGTCTtgcttaattaaaataaggaagAATAATTGAATGGTAGGATTTACATATGGCTCAGAAAAACATGCGAATTATGATTATTGTTAATATCTTCTTTTacttgatataaaattttgaaattatatttacatGCGAGCAACTTATTTGCAAGAAGGTTTGCGGGCATAAATTTGTTAATGCATAATTATGTGAGGAATTGATTCTACTTAAATATCGTACGAGATTGCCTTGTTGAAATTTTCGGCTCGCATAAAACATTACTCAGTACGAGCAATGGATTAAGtttggggtgtgataactctaaattatatagatttttaaagCACCTTTTTACTTAGAATTTATGCAAATCCTGAGCATTTTGATAActaattatgtgtttttagtACATATTAAGAAATTTGGCACAATTAAATCaagattataatttttgattaatttggtGCTAAATTCACATAATTCTACTCTATGTTGCtgcattttgaaattttcataatttgtgTTGTAATTGCTATAGCTTGGCACACTTAATTGTTCCATGTTCAAAGCCAGTATGGATGATACATACACATGAGCTAATATCATTCAGCATGGGACGGCAAGCTAAGGCATTGgactcaataaaattatttttaacccAGCTTGGAAGTAGGATGCTGAAAAGAACAAGTCTACCTTCTACATCGGAGCTCAAACCGTCCATTAAGGGGAAAAGAAGCCCAAATTCCGCAATGACTTGGTAGGGCAGCGAAACCAACTTTGGAACAATTAATTAAGGGTCCTTATATGTGTAAAAAATCACAAATCAGCCCCAATCAAACCTCATAATTGTTGTCCAACCCATGCCTTAAATCAAGCAAAAATCAAGCTTGGATCATGAAAAAATCAACCCCTTCTTCCATGAAATATGGTTGGCCATGCATGAGAGGTTTCTAGGGGATGttcatgctatttttagcaaactcccAAGCCTTCCCTCATGTATAAATACGACCTCCATTCACCTCTTAAATCACTCATCAATCATTCATTCTCTTCTCTCCCACGCCTAGCCTTTCATGTCCCTTCATTTTCCCATCCTCTCTTTGAGAGTTCCCTTAGCAAGCAGTTCTTGAGAGAAAAGTTCTCTTGGTAGGTCACCTTGAGAAGTAATTTGCATTAGAGCAATGATGGAAATCGAAGGAAGCCACCACGGATAGTTCTCGAGAAATCACCGAATTCATCTCaaagtttcttcttcctttctcttttaattgttCATAGTTTATAAACATGATTCCaaattatttgattgatttttcattaataataatgacttaaatttgttttagcTAGGATGGTTACAAAGCCTTGATTTGATTCATTCaattcatgtttatattgttccGTGCCTCAATTGTTTATGTTTCCAATTAAAATCATCCATGTTGTTcatgcattaaaatatgtttgactGCATTAGAATTATTCGCTTAATTTGACCCAGATAGTGATTAATGGACGTAATAATTGGAagatgcatgcttaatttatatctgatcatgaataaattaaaagctTGTAATAATTCTAAAAGAACACTACTACTTGCATAACTTtagatttatgtaattaaattgtttcaaacctaacccgCCATCTGTTACTTTATATAAATTCTAAGAAATCCTTAGTTAAATGTTGACATagaaatatgcatgtttttctaAATGATAAATCTAAGATCTCGAAAGAGCTATGATTTTATATTCCAAGTTCATAAATGATCGAGTTGACATGAAATTTTTCCGAACATTGTTAAACATggtaatgaatgaattaaattaagaattgtaattgttctagctttattcatgttattgttattaaatctTATGAATTGTTGTTAAACCAtttcattgcatttatttcatcTCATTTGCATATGAGTTGTTAATTTAAATAGGACATCCATTACctccaaatattttattttcataaccaacttgtaaaacattaattttacaattgttGGTTAATAGATACTCCCTATGGAGACTATACAATTTTTACTCattacttgataatgactgTGTATACTTACACATTCCGTCGCGAACCACTACGATGACATTATCTTCTACAATCCTCTCTCTATGGGTAGATGATGGTCACGATACACTAAATAGTTTTTGACACCGAACCTTACTGCCATTTGTTTAACCGAAAGACAAACTCACTGGTAACCTTATAATACAACTAAAcctcaaattcaattatttactGTGAGTTCAAAGTGAATTTTTAAAcaccaattaaaaaataatatatgtatatatatatatatagaaagtgAAAAACCAGATTAAGTTATAATTAGTAACTGATAAAATAATTGGAATTCGACTCTAGGAAGCTAAGCTTgaatttttcttattcttttcttcatcCGCAAGAAGGGTAGCAGATCAATGACCCATCATTCTCTTAATCTGTATTGCCGGTAATAATGTTCATAGGAGGCAGCACTCTCTCGTTCATAAACCATCAGGTAATGTTCAAAAACATATGTTTCATTGGTCATTGAATACTCATTGTGCTGAAATATTTACTTGTGATTTTGCTCGATGCTTAAAACTGATTGGAAACTTGTTGAATAATTGTAGAATTAAttcattaagaaaaagaaaaaagagaggaacGCGCAATCTATGGCAGTTTCGGTGTTCAGTGTTATCAGAAAGATTGAAGACTTACTAATGGAAGAACCGGAAGTCTTGAAGGGAATAAGAGAGGATTTTGATCGGATGGGAAGCGCTCTCAGGTCAATGAAGAGCTTCTTAATAGGTATTGGTTTAAGAGAAAATAAGTTCACCATAAGATTCTGGGTTGCAGAAATCAAAGATGTGGTCTATGATGCTGAGGATGTCATTCATACTTTTCTTCGCAAAACTACAGTTTGTTTTCTGGAAGAAAGATGGATAATTCGAAAAACCAAGTCAAAGATATCAGAAATCATAGACAAAATCACTTATTTGACTAGAAAATTGGAAGAAATTGGCGTAGAAGAGTCCATAGGTGGAGAAAGCCAGAGGCAACAATTAAGTCACTATTACCATCCTATTGTTGGGATGGATGACCAAATCGCAGATTTAGTCTCCACTCTGTTGCAAGACTATAGAGATTTCCGAGTCATTTCGATTTGTGGAATGGTTGGTTCGGGAAAAACCACCCTTGCTAAGGCAGTGTACAATCACAAGCAAGTAAGGTATAATTTCGTCGGTCATGCTTGGGTTTATGTTTCTTATCCATGGAAAAGGAACAAAATCTGGGAAGACATTTGTTATGGGCTTGGTATTTTTGGTGTGAAAGATAGCAAGTACAGTGACGAAGAGTTAGCAAAGAAGTTGTACAAATTCTTGAAAGACAATACATGTATAGTTGTTCTTGATGATATCAGGACTGTTGAGGTTTGGGATAGTATAAAACCTGCATTTCCAGTCAATTGTGAGACACAAAGTCTTAGCAAGATATTGATCACTTCCAGCAACTGGGAGCTATCTGCTCATGCAGCTCGGGTAGGATATCTGTATGACATGAAGATGTTAACATACAAGCAGAGCATCAATATTCTTCGTAATATTGCATTCTCTGAAACAGATTCTGGAGGTATTACATAATGATCTTAATTACTCAATTTTCAAGTATTAAACTAATTCAACATCTTTGCTATACGAGTATACTCAATACTTCAAATCTTTGTCCAAATATATGCCGACACAAATGTCAAAactacttgaaaaaaaaaaaaagaatatgaaaagcttcttttaaatatatattgtttgcGGGTTTATGAAGTAGCATGAGCTTTTTGTTTAGCATTTGAAGTATACATTTTTTAACCATACTAGAAATCATGTTTCATTTGACTTTGCTGAAGGTTCGGGTCTTTTATTGGGAGAAGTATTTGAAGTGTCGTCTATTGAGGAGCCGATCGGACCCTTAAACAATGGAAGTATTGTTCCCGAGGTATTTATGCTCAATTTTAGCACTAGGTTTTGTCTTCCTGCTTCGAGAAGAGCCCAAAAGGATTCACGGGATTTGGCGGAGATCTAATCCACCAAAGAAATGTTTTTAGCATTTTGGCTTTGGTGGGGTTCATACTCATGCCTTTAAAGGGTCTTAGTCGGTAAAAACACATCCAATTTCCTTTGTGAACTAAGTGTTTTCACCAAACTCCGTAACCCCTTTGCGCTCTATTCAAAGTATGAAGACAAAACTCGAGTCTAAAATCGAGCATAGACACCCCAGGCACAACACCTCCGTTGTTTGAGGGTTCAATCAGTTGCTTCGAGGATAACACTTTAAAGACTTCTAATAAGAGAGTCGACACCCTTCAACAAAAAGTCTTTAAAGTGTTGTTTATCGAGTGGCCGCTCAAACTTTGAAATAGTAGAGGTATTGTGCCCTAGGCTTCTTACCCAGTAAGACCATTTAAGAGCACGGTTTCAAATCCCACCCAAGGCCAAAATGCTAAAAACATTTTCTTGGTGGATTAAATGCTCCCGTCAAACTCCGTGAATTCTTTTGGGCTCTGCTAGGTGTAAGGAGACAAAACTCAAGGCTAAAATCGAGCATAGACACCTCGAGCAGTATATCCAGCTATTTGAAGGTTTGATCAATTACTTGATGAACAACACTTCAAAGACTTCTCCTAGAAAAGTATATaccatcaacaaatttaacatggtTGTACTCTTTAGAAgagtttgttttttatttggatCTATTCAATTCTTTGAACTTAATCTTCTTTTgtagcaaaagaaaagaaaaaatgtcgCAAGCGCATACCAAACTTATTCCTAGATTCTTAAATCACTTGCACGCAACCGTTACTTAAATAAAGCTAAAGTAGAGTCTTGTTAACGTTACATATATGTTTTCGCATGAGATAAAGGCAGTCTTTCTGTAAAGCGCTTCAAGCGTTAATTTTGGTTCTTAATAATGATTtcattattgttgtttttgGAAACTTTGCAGAGCAGTATTCTGCAAAGAAAAAATTAGCGGTGGAGATACTTGGATATTGTTGCAGGTTGCCATCGGCCATTGTGGTGATGGGAGGAATTTTAGCTACAAAAAGATCAACAGAAGAATGGGAAATGTTGCTTAATCATGTGAAATCCAACTTATCAAGTATATCTCTACCGGCTATATTGGCTTTGGCTTATGATGATTTGCCATACCATTTAAAGCCATGTTTCTTGTACTTGAATCAGTTTCCAGAGGGTTACATGATATCGATCGGCAAATTGATTCAACTATGGGTTGCAGAAGGCattttgagtaatgataaaGGGGAATCAATCGAAGATATTGCAGAATCCTACATAATAGAGCTTGCCAAAAGATGCATGGTTCAAGTGGGAGAAGGAGAGGtaaacatgaaattcaaaacATGTTACCTACATGATGTCTACAGAGATTTATGCTTGTCAAAGGCTAGTCAAGAAGAGTTCGCATTGATTCCTGAAAACCCTTTTTCCCTTCCATACATGATGGTTTCTCGTAGAGTTCGGAGAGTTGCGATGCATGAATATATTCCTATACAGTCCTTGAGAAATCTCAAGCTCACGTCTCTATTGTTCTTCAATAAGCTTTATCCAGAAGAACCGTCTATCAGTATTTCTCTACAGGAAACCGCTGAAATTTACTTAAGAGAAGATAAGAGATGGATCTCAACGCTTTGGATATTGTTTAAACTTATGTGGAGATTTCGAAGGATATTGAATTATCTTTTCAATAACTTCAAGTTGCTTAGAATCCTTGATCTCGAAGGGGCTGAAATTTATATGGAAGGGGAGTTTCTCAGGGATATTGGTAAGCTCATCAGGTTGAGATACTTAAGTCTAAAGGGAACTACTTGCTTCTCGAAGCTATCGCGGAGTATAGGCAATTTGAAGAGGTTGCAGACATTGGATTTACGAATGAATGAAGAGTTTCCGGTCCAAATACCAAATGTGATCTGCAAGATGGAAATGTTAATGTATTTATATCTTCCAATGGTGTGTGATAGTAAAACCAAACTGAGGTTGAATACTTTGAGAAACTTAAGGACACTTGAGAACTTCAACTCCAAGAATTGTTATGTAGAAGATCTTGGTTGCATGACAAATCTTATGGAGTTGGGCATAACAAGGTTTTTTTGTAGAGATGATTGCGAGGTGAACTCGGGTTCCAATCCCCCGGTCATCATTGCGAGTGAACATCTTCGATCCTTGTCTGTTTCTCGTCCCGAAAACATCGATTTCAATCTTTTGGCATACCTAATTTCGACCTGTGTTCATGTATCTGAGTTGAGTTTAACTTGTTCCATAGGTGAGTTCTTACCAGCATGCCAATTTCCGTACCAAATCACTTTCATGTCCTTGAGTGAGACCGAGCTTAGGACAGATCCAATGCCAACTCTAGGGAAACTACCCAACTTAAAGATTCTTGAACTGCAAAAGGCCGCGTTCATTGGAGAGGAATTTCACTGTTCTACAGAAGGTTTTCCTGAACTATACTCCCTGAAACTTAGTTCCATTTCTACGGTAAAACACTGGATCGTTGATAACTCTAGCATGCCTAAACTTCGTCATTTGGATATCATCGATTGCAAAAGCTTAGAGATGTTACCAGTTGGATTGATGTTCATTACAACACTTGAAGAACTCAAGATTGAACTGATGCCAAAAGCTTTCAAGGATAGATTGTGTGAAGGAGACCAGTTCAACAAAATCAAACATGTAGTCATCTTTCAAAACTGTTACTAGAAAACATAAGCCTGAACAACCATATATTTACGGAAGATATAATGATTTATATAGcccttttaacatttttttacttcttttagcttttgaatttgtaatatttgtcAAGTCACATTGATATCGTGGTATATAagttaacaaaaaatattttatccattttaggGTAATTGACAAACAATGTAAGTTCAatactaacaattaattaaggactaaaattatttttttttgaagttagaggaccaaataaatgattatgcatttataaaattgttgctatcgaaactttttttttaaatcgactttattttgaaaaatgaaaaaaatgggagtcaccaccaatcacTTTTGAGAGGCGTGATCAGgtcacctcgtaatttgatcattttaataagaggtttgatttattaaaacaatgttttTCGGTCTACAAAAATCCAGAAGATGGGTTCGGAattcggttacgcacgaggaaagATTAGCGCTTtcattacgcccaaaattggtacctagttgattacttggtGTCTTTAgtatcgaaaattgaaaatttgaaaagattttaaagtaCGATCTTTTATTGAAACCTTACTTAACTAAGTTCATTTTCGCAAAAAGGGgtttatttcaagttaatcgagaaaaaggatcacgtcccgtaagttaggacacaatgcctTAAGTACTCGAGAACGAGAATAAACACCGATTACTCAAAtctcatttttgtttaaaagtaaatatttgactatctcggttttagaaagaagtcatatttcataaattaaaaccacgacttttctaattccaaaaataatgaacgtcgtttcgatttaaaattttctttttattcatcgTGCAAAAAACGAACATGATGCTTATAGAGACGGGCATTTTAACTTATTCAGATATAATAATGAATAGGTACTTAAGCCTAATGTATGATATCACGATAATgagataatttaaaatgattaagatGATAAACAACGGGTGAATAAAAGAATACTATAATACAAATAgtataattataacaataataacaacattATTTTGTggtattaattataaaataaataaagtaatacaAATGGAAGAAATAAAATGGTAGATGTCTTATGAcgaatataaacataaataatttaaagatgataaaagaaatgataaaatagtaaaaatgagattaaaaatatatacaataaagaataagtaaaatgtaaaaaatgtaacaatcttactttaaatatataaaagaaaataataaataaatggataaataaataaataatagtggTAGTAATTGagataagaataaaaataatacataatctttaaatatataaaaagagtaaatgataacaaataaataaacaaaatatattaaatatattaagggTTGAAATTAAGTGAATGAgaattaaattgcaattttgaCGAAATTTGAggatagattttaaaaataaaaagaaaggcaGAATGGAGGACTAAAATAAAACGCGTGCAAAGGAAGAGGGACTAATTGGGAAATTATTCCCTGTCCCCAAAGCGACGTCGTTCCTCTggggactaaaataaaataaaaataaaataatagggtaaaataaaaaagaaagaaaaaaaaagaataggaCTAGATTGAAACAG
The window above is part of the Gossypium raimondii isolate GPD5lz chromosome 9, ASM2569854v1, whole genome shotgun sequence genome. Proteins encoded here:
- the LOC105797381 gene encoding probable disease resistance RPP8-like protein 2; this encodes MAVSVFSVIRKIEDLLMEEPEVLKGIREDFDRMGSALRSMKSFLIGIGLRENKFTIRFWVAEIKDVVYDAEDVIHTFLRKTTVCFLEERWIIRKTKSKISEIIDKITYLTRKLEEIGVEESIGGESQRQQLSHYYHPIVGMDDQIADLVSTLLQDYRDFRVISICGMVGSGKTTLAKAVYNHKQVRYNFVGHAWVYVSYPWKRNKIWEDICYGLGIFGVKDSKYSDEELAKKLYKFLKDNTCIVVLDDIRTVEVWDSIKPAFPVNCETQSLSKILITSSNWELSAHAARVGYLYDMKMLTYKQSINILRNIAFSETDSGEQYSAKKKLAVEILGYCCRLPSAIVVMGGILATKRSTEEWEMLLNHVKSNLSSISLPAILALAYDDLPYHLKPCFLYLNQFPEGYMISIGKLIQLWVAEGILSNDKGESIEDIAESYIIELAKRCMVQVGEGEVNMKFKTCYLHDVYRDLCLSKASQEEFALIPENPFSLPYMMVSRRVRRVAMHEYIPIQSLRNLKLTSLLFFNKLYPEEPSISISLQETAEIYLREDKRWISTLWILFKLMWRFRRILNYLFNNFKLLRILDLEGAEIYMEGEFLRDIGKLIRLRYLSLKGTTCFSKLSRSIGNLKRLQTLDLRMNEEFPVQIPNVICKMEMLMYLYLPMVCDSKTKLRLNTLRNLRTLENFNSKNCYVEDLGCMTNLMELGITRFFCRDDCEVNSGSNPPVIIASEHLRSLSVSRPENIDFNLLAYLISTCVHVSELSLTCSIGEFLPACQFPYQITFMSLSETELRTDPMPTLGKLPNLKILELQKAAFIGEEFHCSTEGFPELYSLKLSSISTVKHWIVDNSSMPKLRHLDIIDCKSLEMLPVGLMFITTLEELKIELMPKAFKDRLCEGDQFNKIKHVVIFQNCY